A genomic stretch from Flavobacterium humidisoli includes:
- a CDS encoding cysteine hydrolase family protein: MKLVPEELLVIIDPQKDFTDIDGNYAKRHSISHIQRVKNLLNDLIKKLDKSKFVIIFSNYQKDQFGIGTSMCIEETKGHEIDLDFDGSSILISKTEHSSFSSQEFKNFLKENQIRRLILCGFLAEYCIKQTALDALKASYEIVLLKELIQTGDDVQHRIEEVLVNLENQGAIIKDNLDFE, from the coding sequence ATGAAATTAGTTCCCGAAGAATTACTAGTAATTATTGATCCTCAAAAAGATTTCACAGACATTGACGGAAATTATGCAAAAAGACATTCCATCAGTCATATACAGCGAGTCAAAAATCTACTAAACGATTTAATCAAAAAGCTCGACAAGAGTAAATTTGTGATTATTTTCTCCAATTATCAAAAAGATCAATTTGGAATTGGAACCTCTATGTGTATTGAAGAAACAAAAGGCCATGAAATTGATCTCGACTTTGATGGTTCTTCAATCCTAATTTCAAAAACTGAACACAGCAGTTTTTCCTCTCAGGAGTTTAAAAACTTTCTAAAAGAAAATCAAATTCGCAGACTTATTTTATGTGGTTTCTTAGCAGAATACTGCATCAAACAAACCGCTCTTGATGCTCTTAAAGCTAGTTATGAAATAGTGCTTCTAAAAGAATTAATTCAAACCGGAGACGATGTGCAGCATAGAATCGAAGAAGTTTTAGTAAATTTAGAAAATCAAGGCGCTATAATAAAAGACAATCTTGATTTCGAATAA
- a CDS encoding SGNH/GDSL hydrolase family protein: MKPHFKQIVTILLSVFLLSCSSDETTTATPPPVVTPPKTTEPPIANKVNYLALGDSYTIGQSVCATCRFPEQLKASLNAMYSSSVSLKIIATTGWTTSNLISAIDSQNPESNYDLVTLLIGVNNQFQHRSFSIYEKEFPELVNKAIMLAKGDRKNVVVISIPDYAYTPYGQALAGNQSGTISTEINQYNTFAENYCNTNQIAFVSITEITREGLNNPILIASDGLHPSEAAYRMFVDKMMPKVKIALQN; the protein is encoded by the coding sequence ATGAAACCTCATTTTAAACAAATAGTTACTATCCTACTTTCAGTATTTCTTTTGAGCTGCAGTTCAGACGAAACTACTACTGCAACTCCTCCACCAGTTGTAACTCCACCTAAAACCACAGAACCACCAATTGCCAACAAAGTAAATTATTTAGCTTTAGGTGACAGTTATACCATTGGCCAAAGCGTGTGCGCTACATGCCGTTTTCCTGAGCAATTAAAGGCAAGTTTGAACGCAATGTACTCTAGCAGCGTTTCTCTTAAAATAATCGCTACAACGGGCTGGACAACATCCAATTTAATTTCGGCAATTGATTCTCAAAATCCAGAATCCAATTATGATCTCGTAACGCTTTTAATTGGCGTTAATAATCAATTTCAGCACAGAAGCTTTTCTATTTACGAAAAAGAATTCCCAGAATTAGTCAATAAAGCCATTATGCTAGCCAAAGGCGATAGAAAAAATGTTGTCGTTATTTCTATTCCAGACTACGCGTATACTCCATACGGACAAGCTCTTGCAGGAAATCAAAGCGGTACAATTTCAACAGAAATTAACCAATACAATACTTTTGCAGAGAATTATTGCAACACCAATCAAATTGCCTTTGTATCGATTACAGAAATCACGCGCGAAGGACTTAACAATCCAATTTTGATTGCTTCAGATGGTTTGCATCCTTCAGAAGCCGCTTATAGAATGTTTGTCGATAAGATGATGCCGAAGGTTAAAATCGCACTTCAGAATTAA
- a CDS encoding antibiotic biosynthesis monooxygenase family protein yields MKTNLLITIICLTLFGIKTQAQTSIAASNSETKKSESMKQIFIDQFIVPEKSKQEFLKRVSINRNFIKHLSGFIKDETYERTDENGNSIYITIAVWENETAVKKAKESVQNAYKKEGFDIAEMLSRLNITLDRNIYREAN; encoded by the coding sequence ATGAAAACAAATCTTTTGATCACCATCATCTGTTTGACATTGTTTGGTATTAAAACACAAGCTCAGACATCAATTGCCGCATCAAATTCAGAAACCAAAAAATCAGAATCCATGAAACAAATCTTTATTGATCAATTTATCGTTCCCGAAAAATCAAAACAGGAATTTCTAAAAAGAGTAAGCATAAACAGAAACTTCATTAAGCACTTAAGCGGATTTATAAAAGATGAAACTTACGAACGTACAGACGAAAACGGAAACTCAATTTATATAACAATTGCCGTTTGGGAAAATGAAACCGCTGTAAAAAAAGCTAAAGAAAGTGTACAGAATGCATATAAAAAAGAAGGTTTTGATATTGCCGAAATGCTTTCCAGGCTGAACATTACTTTGGACCGAAACATTTACAGAGAAGCAAATTAA
- a CDS encoding helix-turn-helix transcriptional regulator, translated as MKILDYIPTEQLRPFIKTYRIIESQDELINRVLPNTSLAIAFRCNGDVNYIKENSKEKLPISTISGIRKSVRLINYSKNTTTLVVQFKETGATAFFREPLHELFEESVSLDNFIPRQKIVIIEGFLAEAKSNTQKIAIVEQFLLSKLHNYKPDKLILTAVSIIQSKKGIIKIKELADTLFISQDAFEKRFRKTIGSSPKQFCYVVRIKSIIDQKQHHKNLLDLALDAGYFDQSHFNKDFNLFTGQTPSEFFKFPSFW; from the coding sequence ATGAAAATTCTAGATTATATTCCCACAGAACAATTAAGACCTTTCATCAAGACGTACCGAATTATAGAAAGTCAGGACGAATTGATCAATAGGGTTTTGCCTAATACTTCTTTGGCAATAGCTTTTCGCTGTAATGGAGACGTTAATTACATTAAAGAAAATAGTAAGGAAAAGTTGCCCATTTCTACGATTTCGGGAATTCGAAAATCTGTTCGTCTAATCAATTATTCTAAAAATACAACCACTCTGGTTGTTCAATTTAAGGAAACGGGGGCCACGGCTTTTTTCAGAGAACCGCTTCATGAATTATTTGAAGAGAGTGTTTCATTAGACAATTTTATTCCGCGACAAAAAATAGTAATTATAGAAGGGTTTCTAGCCGAAGCAAAAAGCAATACCCAAAAAATTGCAATTGTAGAACAATTTCTGTTGTCTAAATTGCACAATTATAAACCTGATAAATTAATCTTGACTGCTGTTTCTATAATCCAATCCAAAAAAGGTATTATTAAAATAAAAGAATTGGCAGATACACTCTTTATCAGTCAGGATGCTTTCGAAAAAAGATTTAGAAAAACAATTGGTTCTTCGCCAAAACAATTTTGTTATGTAGTTCGAATCAAATCTATTATCGATCAAAAACAACATCACAAAAACCTTCTCGATCTTGCATTAGATGCAGGCTATTTTGATCAATCACACTTTAATAAAGACTTTAACCTATTTACGGGACAAACTCCATCTGAGTTTTTCAAATTTCCTTCTTTTTGGTAA
- a CDS encoding DUF3050 domain-containing protein — protein MNIETINKSIQTQKDQLLHHSLYNKIQNIDDLHSFLETHVYAVWDFMSLLKALQAKLTCTTTPWFATKNPETRYLINEIVLAEETDLTIDGRRQSHYEMYLEAMEACGANTTGVLSFLSEVHSLQNIFVAIKQSSLHPNVKSFLDFTFRVIEEGKPHEIAAAFTFGREDLIPSMFTQILKNFQKNLPDTDLTKLLYYFERHIELDADEHGPMAMQMITELCEEDAQKWKEVEEVSILALERRIALWNAIEEEIVMKTEMV, from the coding sequence ATGAATATCGAAACGATAAACAAAAGCATACAAACACAAAAAGACCAACTATTACACCATTCTTTATACAATAAGATTCAAAACATAGATGACTTACACAGCTTTCTAGAAACACACGTTTATGCTGTTTGGGATTTTATGTCACTTTTAAAAGCATTGCAGGCTAAACTTACTTGCACAACAACACCTTGGTTTGCAACTAAAAACCCAGAAACTCGTTATTTAATTAACGAAATTGTTCTTGCAGAAGAAACCGATTTGACAATTGACGGAAGAAGACAAAGCCACTACGAAATGTATCTGGAAGCAATGGAAGCTTGTGGAGCCAATACAACTGGAGTTTTAAGCTTTTTATCAGAAGTACATTCGCTTCAAAATATATTTGTTGCCATCAAACAAAGTTCATTACATCCAAATGTAAAATCTTTCCTTGATTTTACATTTAGAGTTATCGAAGAAGGAAAACCACACGAAATTGCCGCTGCATTTACCTTTGGAAGAGAAGATTTGATTCCGAGTATGTTTACTCAGATTTTGAAAAATTTCCAGAAAAACCTTCCAGATACAGATTTAACAAAATTGCTATACTATTTTGAAAGACATATTGAATTGGATGCCGACGAACATGGACCAATGGCTATGCAAATGATTACAGAATTATGTGAAGAAGATGCTCAAAAATGGAAAGAGGTTGAAGAAGTTTCAATTCTTGCCCTAGAAAGACGTATCGCACTTTGGAATGCCATCGAAGAAGAAATCGTGATGAAAACCGAAATGGTTTAA
- a CDS encoding acyl-CoA dehydrogenase family protein, giving the protein MKPDLFQSPDYYNLDDLLTDEHKLVRESARAWVKREVSPIIEEYAQKAEFPKQIIKGLGEIGGFGPYIPVEYGGAGLDQISYGLIMQEIERGDSGVRSTSSVQSSLVMYPIWKYGNEEQRMKYLPKLATGEFIGCFGLTEPDHGSDPGSMITNFKDMGDHYLLNGAKMWISNAPFADIAIVWAKNEEGRIHGLIVERGMEGFSTPETHNKWSLRASATGELIFDNVKVPKENLLPNKSGLGAPLGCLDSARYGIAWGAIGAAMDCYDTALRYAKERIQFGKPIGGTQLQQKKLAEMITEITKAQLLTWRLGVLRNEGKATTAQISMAKRNNVNMAITIAREARQMLGGMGITGEYSIMRHMMNLESVITYEGTHDIHLLITGMDVTGIPAFK; this is encoded by the coding sequence ATGAAACCAGACCTATTTCAATCTCCAGATTACTATAACTTAGACGATTTGCTAACAGACGAACACAAATTGGTTCGTGAATCTGCACGTGCGTGGGTTAAGAGAGAAGTTTCTCCTATTATAGAAGAATATGCTCAAAAAGCTGAATTTCCTAAACAAATTATAAAAGGTCTTGGCGAAATTGGTGGTTTCGGTCCTTATATTCCTGTAGAATATGGAGGCGCAGGACTAGATCAAATTTCTTATGGTTTGATTATGCAGGAAATTGAAAGAGGCGATTCTGGCGTGAGATCTACCTCATCTGTTCAATCTTCTTTGGTTATGTATCCTATATGGAAATACGGAAACGAAGAACAAAGAATGAAATACCTGCCAAAACTAGCTACAGGGGAATTTATTGGCTGTTTTGGTTTAACAGAACCCGATCATGGTTCAGATCCAGGAAGTATGATTACCAATTTTAAAGATATGGGTGATCATTATCTCTTAAATGGTGCTAAAATGTGGATCTCAAATGCTCCGTTTGCAGATATTGCCATAGTTTGGGCTAAAAATGAAGAAGGCCGTATTCACGGATTAATAGTAGAACGTGGCATGGAAGGTTTTTCAACTCCAGAAACGCACAATAAGTGGTCGCTTCGTGCATCTGCAACAGGCGAGCTTATTTTTGATAACGTAAAAGTTCCAAAAGAAAACCTTTTACCAAATAAATCTGGTTTAGGTGCACCTCTTGGCTGTTTAGATTCTGCTCGTTACGGAATTGCATGGGGAGCAATTGGCGCTGCAATGGACTGCTATGACACTGCTTTAAGATATGCAAAAGAGAGAATCCAGTTCGGAAAACCAATTGGAGGAACTCAATTGCAGCAAAAAAAATTGGCCGAAATGATTACCGAAATCACAAAAGCACAATTATTAACTTGGCGTTTAGGTGTTTTAAGAAACGAAGGAAAAGCTACGACTGCGCAGATTTCTATGGCAAAACGCAACAACGTTAACATGGCGATTACCATTGCTCGCGAAGCAAGACAAATGCTTGGAGGTATGGGAATCACTGGCGAGTACTCCATTATGCGCCACATGATGAACCTTGAAAGTGTGATTACTTACGAAGGAACTCACGATATACATTTATTAATAACTGGAATGGATGTAACCGGAATCCCTGCGTTTAAATAA
- a CDS encoding AraC family transcriptional regulator: protein MRLIISFFFLLLILCSGAAQTNGKLTEEKYLELQDKIRFSVNGDNDEGLGYVNQMLKSKNDIHKAFAYGAGSYLYQLKGNADKSEKMYAEAIKHLNKIPESNEKTKLEAYLCNYRGLTYWKRSNYGKALGSYQEGVKLSSKISDVVQIVKFKANIALLNESVGNYQLSIKILKQNEAFLDKNESLYEKDQFQNSKSNTYTNLGNSYEGYYSKNREKSYLLDSAEYYYKKSVAYSDKFIDNKTTAKLSLGNIYVFKKDFTNAEKIYYDISFYAKQADNESLYQVACYNLGDLYYSIKKYDKALIFLKKVDSISQKNKTVDISFFRSNYIQAKIYSIKNEPELAYKHSKLYLDSYEKYEGNLRDEALEVNYKLGTADLSGEMLSVQEKYKYEVFWNKALKIFYVILVIGIVFFLIKNIRDKNKAQKKMNALIEEFKANLEKKELEKTEIEQVAAEAIVTEVPEVEDVVLKKENANLSIDEAKENKIVEKLLLLEEKLEYLNADFTLSYAAKKIKTNTTYLSYVVNKRFGKSFSEYSNELKINYVINQMITNHLYRKYSTQAIAESVGFKNAVSFAKSFRKRTGVSPAQFANNI from the coding sequence ATGAGGCTGATCATCTCTTTTTTCTTTTTATTGCTAATACTTTGCAGTGGAGCCGCTCAAACCAATGGAAAGCTTACAGAAGAAAAGTATTTAGAACTACAGGATAAAATCCGCTTTAGTGTTAATGGAGATAATGATGAAGGCTTAGGCTATGTCAATCAGATGCTTAAGTCTAAAAACGACATCCATAAAGCTTTTGCTTATGGCGCAGGTTCGTATTTGTATCAGTTAAAAGGAAATGCTGATAAGTCTGAAAAAATGTATGCAGAAGCGATAAAGCACTTAAACAAGATTCCTGAATCAAACGAAAAAACAAAACTGGAAGCTTATTTATGTAACTATAGAGGTCTTACTTATTGGAAAAGATCTAATTATGGTAAGGCTCTAGGCAGCTATCAGGAAGGAGTTAAGCTTTCTTCAAAAATAAGTGATGTTGTTCAAATTGTAAAATTTAAAGCCAATATTGCTTTGCTTAATGAAAGTGTTGGCAACTATCAGTTATCTATAAAAATCTTAAAACAAAATGAAGCATTCTTAGACAAGAATGAGAGTCTTTACGAAAAAGATCAGTTTCAAAATTCTAAAAGTAACACTTATACTAATCTCGGAAATTCTTATGAAGGATATTATTCTAAAAATCGTGAAAAAAGCTATTTATTAGATTCTGCAGAATATTATTACAAAAAAAGTGTAGCCTATTCGGATAAATTTATTGATAATAAGACTACTGCTAAACTTAGTTTAGGTAATATTTATGTCTTTAAAAAGGACTTCACCAACGCCGAAAAAATTTATTACGATATCTCTTTTTATGCAAAACAAGCGGATAATGAATCTCTATATCAAGTCGCTTGTTATAATTTAGGAGATCTTTATTATTCGATTAAAAAATATGATAAAGCACTTATATTTTTAAAAAAGGTAGATTCTATTAGTCAAAAAAATAAAACGGTAGACATTAGTTTTTTTAGGTCTAATTATATACAGGCTAAAATTTACAGTATTAAAAATGAACCTGAGTTAGCCTACAAGCACTCCAAACTATACTTGGATTCTTATGAAAAATATGAAGGAAATCTAAGAGACGAAGCATTAGAGGTTAACTATAAATTGGGCACGGCCGATCTTAGCGGAGAGATGCTTAGCGTTCAGGAAAAATATAAATATGAGGTGTTTTGGAATAAAGCGCTGAAAATATTTTATGTTATTCTCGTAATTGGAATTGTATTTTTTCTCATAAAAAATATTAGGGATAAAAATAAAGCGCAAAAGAAAATGAACGCTTTAATTGAAGAGTTCAAAGCTAATCTGGAAAAGAAAGAACTTGAAAAAACAGAAATTGAGCAAGTTGCAGCCGAAGCAATAGTAACAGAAGTTCCAGAAGTAGAGGATGTTGTCTTGAAAAAGGAAAATGCTAATTTGAGCATCGACGAAGCCAAAGAAAATAAAATAGTAGAAAAATTATTGCTTTTAGAAGAAAAACTAGAATACTTAAATGCCGATTTTACGCTTTCGTACGCAGCTAAAAAAATAAAGACCAATACCACTTATTTGTCTTATGTGGTGAATAAAAGATTTGGAAAGTCTTTTAGTGAATATTCTAATGAATTGAAAATTAACTATGTGATCAATCAGATGATTACAAATCATTTGTATCGAAAATATTCGACACAGGCAATTGCAGAAAGTGTTGGTTTTAAAAATGCTGTATCTTTTGCAAAATCATTTCGCAAAAGAACCGGAGTGTCTCCAGCTCAGTTTGCGAATAATATTTAG
- a CDS encoding rSAM-modified peptide translates to MKNNKLTFGNFQLEAISRKEQKTIKGGGDDPTIDPNNQNEPKKTGGNGNN, encoded by the coding sequence ATGAAAAATAACAAATTAACATTCGGAAATTTTCAATTAGAAGCAATTTCTAGAAAAGAGCAAAAAACAATTAAAGGAGGAGGTGACGATCCAACTATTGATCCAAATAATCAAAACGAGCCTAAAAAAACTGGCGGAAACGGAAACAATTAA
- a CDS encoding rSAM-modified peptide, translating into MKSSKLTFGNFQLEAISRKEQKTIKGGDAPVIDPTDPNEPKKTGGNGNP; encoded by the coding sequence ATGAAAAGTAGCAAATTAACATTCGGAAATTTTCAATTAGAAGCAATCTCTAGAAAGGAGCAAAAAACAATTAAAGGAGGTGACGCACCAGTTATTGATCCAACTGACCCAAATGAACCTAAAAAAACTGGTGGGAATGGAAATCCCTAA
- a CDS encoding TIGR04149 family rSAM-modified RiPP, whose amino-acid sequence MKNSKLTFKNFQLEAISRKELKTIKGGDDPVIDPNNQNEPKKTGGNGNP is encoded by the coding sequence ATGAAAAATAGCAAATTAACATTCAAAAATTTTCAATTAGAAGCAATCTCTAGAAAAGAGCTAAAAACAATTAAAGGAGGTGATGATCCAGTTATTGATCCAAATAATCAAAACGAGCCTAAAAAAACTGGCGGAAATGGAAATCCCTAA
- a CDS encoding rSAM-modified peptide, producing the protein MKNNKFKNFQLEAISRKELKTIKGGDDPVIDPNNQNEPKKTGGNGNP; encoded by the coding sequence ATGAAAAATAACAAATTCAAAAATTTTCAATTAGAAGCAATTTCTAGAAAAGAGCTAAAAACAATTAAAGGAGGTGACGATCCAGTTATTGATCCAAATAATCAGAACGAGCCTAAAAAAACTGGCGGGAATGGAAATCCCTAA
- a CDS encoding rSAM-modified peptide — protein MKNSKLTFKDFQIDTISREEQKIIRGGYKEPNDTNEPKKTGGKGNA, from the coding sequence ATGAAAAATTCAAAATTAACATTCAAAGATTTTCAAATAGATACCATTTCTAGAGAAGAACAAAAAATAATTAGAGGCGGATACAAGGAACCCAATGATACTAATGAGCCTAAAAAAACTGGCGGAAAAGGAAATGCCTAA